A stretch of the Oceanicola sp. D3 genome encodes the following:
- the rplL gene encoding 50S ribosomal protein L7/L12 yields the protein MADLKKLAEEIVGLTLLEAQELKTILKDEYGIEPAAGGAVMMAGPAGGDAGGAEEEKSEFDVILKAAGAQKINVIKEVRAITGLGLKEAKELVEAGGKAVKEGVDKAEAEDIKGKLEAAGAEVELK from the coding sequence TGATCTGAAAAAACTTGCTGAAGAGATCGTGGGTCTGACCCTTCTCGAAGCCCAAGAACTGAAAACCATCCTGAAAGACGAGTATGGCATCGAGCCCGCAGCTGGCGGCGCAGTGATGATGGCTGGTCCTGCTGGCGGCGACGCTGGCGGTGCGGAAGAAGAGAAATCCGAGTTCGACGTGATCCTGAAGGCCGCTGGCGCCCAGAAGATCAACGTGATCAAGGAAGTCCGCGCGATCACCGGCCTGGGCCTGAAAGAGGCCAAAGAGCTGGTCGAAGCTGGCGGCAAAGCCGTCAAAGAAGGCGTCGACAAAGCCGAAGCCGAAGACATCAAGGGCAAGCTGGAAGCAGCTGGCGCCGAGGTGGAGCTCAAGTAA